The Planctomycetota bacterium genomic interval TGAGGACCAGCATCGGCTCCGGCAGAAGCTCTCTCGTCCCGGCGAAGTAGAGCGTCGACGTCCGCCGGAACGTTCGATCGTTAAAGTCGGCCGGAAGCGTGTCGCCGAGAAGCGACTTCGCCGCCGGGGCCTCGACTGCGACCACCACCGCTGCCGCCTCGTGCTCGACGCCTTCGGTGCATGTCACGCTGGTATTGCCGACCGAACGCACAGTGGTCCCGAGCTTGAGGCTGTCTGCTGGCAACGAATCCGCCAGCTGACGTGGAATCGCCTGCATCCCGGCCGCGGGCAGACACGCATTGCCGTTGGCGAACAACCGAAACAGCCACCGAAACAGCTTGGCCGACGTCGAGAGCGACCGATCCAGAAACACCCCGCCGAAGAACGGCCGGAAGAACGTGCCGAGGATGCGTTCGCTGAAGCCATAGTCGCGCAAAAACTGCAGCGTCGACATCGGCTCGCCCTCCTGGAGCAGCGACTCGACGTCCTTCCGTGCGAGGCCGAGTCGCAGTCGAGCGATCAGCAGCTTGTCTTTGACAGTCGTCGCCGGCGACAGGGCCACGCCCACCGCGCGGTGCGGCCGACGGAACGGATCAACCAGCGAGTGCAACAGCTCCGTCGACGCCATCCGCGTGAAGGCACCGGGCTCGAAGGGTTTGAGATCGAGCCGGCCGTAGTCGAGGTGCCGGGTGGCCTCGGGGTAGCTGTCGAGAAAGACCTGGAAGCCGCGGTCCAGCAGGAAGCCTTCCGGATGCACATCGGTCCGCACGCGTCCGCCCACCTCGTCTGCGGCGTCGAGCACGCGGACCGTCAGCCCCGATTCGTCGAGCACTTTGGCACACGTCAGTCCGGCAAGACCGGCACCGACAATCACGACTGGTCTTGGGTGCGGAGACGGCTCTGCCACGGCCGACGGTAGAGCGATCCGCGTCTACGAGCGTCGTGCGCCGATGGAGAAGGTGCCGTCGCCGCGCGGTTCGCACCGGACGATCTGAAACTCTGGCACCTCGCCACTCCCATTCGACTCGTCGACGCGCAGCTTCTGGTACGCCCCGACCGGCAGCGGCCGATCCGCGACCACGCCGATGCCGTCACGCGAGACGTTGACGACCGTGCTTAGCCGACGATCGTGCGGGCAGAACGGCACATCGTCCGGCAGATCTCGCGGCCTTGGGCGTGCAGTTGGACAGAACAGCTCCGCCTGCTTCTCGTCATCGACTCGCTGGAGTCGACGACGCTCGACGTCGTTGGTTGGCGTGGACATGCCTCACACGTCGCATCTGGCCACGTGACAGACCAGTGGCCGGCAGATTTTCCGTCTTGATCGGCGACGCGTGCGAAGGGTGTCGCATGCGAATGCTGCTCGTCGTGCTCTCATTGGCCTTTTTCGCGGGCGGCTGCATCGGCCGATCCAACGTCTCGGCGACTGTTGAAAATCGGGCGGACGAGACGGTGACACTCTGGCTCTACAAGACTGGCAGCGACGTCGAAAGTCACCTCATGTCACCCGGCACGATGATCGCCGTCCTGCCCGCCTCGGCCGCCGACAGCGACGAACCTGCCGGCCCACCGGCCGTCCAACTGCCACCGGGCCAGAAGGTGACGATCGGGCCCGTTAAGGGCCGTTTCGGGGCTGGTGCCGTTCCGACAGTGGGCGTCTTCAAGGGAACGCCGTCGCTGGGCGAGCTGGCTTCGGAGCCGCAACGCACCAGCCGCGTCGCCCGCGTGCCGCTCGGCCCGGGTCCGAATCTCGTGATTGTCGAGAGCACCGACCCGGTCAGAGCCCTGCGTCAGACGAGCGTGCCGACAGAGTAGTTGAACTGTTGACGCGTCCGTCGGCCCGCGTACCGTTGCGGTCGCCACGCCCTCATCGTCTAGTGGCCTAGGACGCCGCCCTCTCACGGCGGAAACAGGGGTTCGACTCCCCTTGGGGGTATGCGGCTTCAATCGCCGGCTCACTTCGACCGCTCGTCTGCCGCCTTGTCGGCTGCGAGGACGCTCTGGTCTTTGTCCGCGAGGAGTTGCTCGACGGAGCGCACCGGCTGACGCGTGCTGCCCTGCCAATCGCGGAGCAGGACGCGAGTGCCAGCCGCATCGTGCTTGGACAACCGATCGGCTGCAGCGTCGATGGCCGCCGCGGCGTAGTTTGGCAGCCACTGCCGCTGAGCGACCAACATCTCGTCGACCATCTGCCAGATCGCTTCAGGCTCGCACACGGCCGCCGACAGCGGGTCGTGCAACACGGCCTGCTTCAGCAGCGTCACGTCGCCCGTGACCGCGGCGTCCTTCGCCATCCGTTGGACGTCGATGCTGGTTCGGCATGTCGCCGCACACGCCTGCGGCAGCGTCAGGCCGGCCGCCATCTGCACGCCCGTCGCATCGACGTAGCCCGGGGCTTCGACAACGCAGTCGGCCGGAAGCTGCGGGAGGATGCCGTCGTTGCGGACGTTGAAGTGCCCTCGGTACGGCCGGCCTGTCTCGCGGGCCTCGATGATGAAGCTGCCGTGCTCGGTCGATCGCTTCCACTGGCTCATCGGCGTTCCGGCCTCGGCGAGGAAACGGTCGAAGTCCGCGGCGAACAGCTGCCGGCCTTCGGTCGTGACGCGCAGGTAGCCGCCCGTCTCGCCGTTGATCCAACTGTCCGGGCCGACCCACTTGCTGGCACGTTCCGGGTCGGTCGCAAAGTGCTTGCGGTACCACGGCACGTACTCGCTGAGATGCCCGTTGCTCTCGGTGCTGAACAGGCCGAAGCGGCGGAGCACGTCGATTCGGACGGGCTCGTGCCTGGCCAACCGTTCGTGCTTCTCGAAGGCTTCGAGCAGTTCCTCGCTGCCGATCTCCCGGCCTTGGTACAGGATCTTCGTGTACCACGTCTGGTGGTTGATGCCGGCACAGACGATTTGCGTGCGATCGTGATAGTTCTCGCCCCAGCCGATCTCGTCATCGCGGTGCAGGTTAGCCAGAGCCCTATCGATCGCCCACCAGCCACCTTCGACGCCGTGGCACAGGCCGATCGTGTCGACACCCTCGCCGCGGTCTCGCGCGTCGAGCGCGGCCCAGGTGTTGATCGCCATCGGGTTGGCGTAGTTGAGGAACAGACAACCGTCATTCGCGACGGCTTTGGCGTCCTTTTGGAACGCCAGCATCTGTGGGACGTTGCGCTGGCCGTACAGGATGCCGCCCGCGCAGAGCGTGTCGCCGACGCACTGGTCGATGCCGTACTTCAGCGGGATGTCGATGTCGCTCTGGAACGCCTCGATCCCGCCGATGCGGACGCAGGAAACGACGTAATCCGCACCGTCGAGCGCGGCCCGGCGGTCAAGGCTGGTCGACACGGAAGCCGGCAGGTCGTTGCCCGTGATGTCTTTTTCGATGATCCGCGAAATGCGGTCCAGCGCCTGGGCGTCGATGTCGTGGAGTGCGATCTCCACGTCCTGCAACTCGGGCACGAGCAGAACGTCGCGGCAAAGCGTGCGCGTGAAGCCGAACGAGCCGGCACCGATGAACGCGATCTTGACGGGCATCAGTAGAGACTAACGAAGAAATGCCTCGTGCAGGCCGCCATCGACGGTGAGGATCTGCCCCGTCGTTCGGCTGAGCCGGTCGCTCGCCAGCAGGAAGATCGCCTCGGCCTGGTCGACCGGTCGGATCGGCCTGTGGGTCAGCGTCCGCTTCGCGTAGAAGTCGGCGAGCTGGTTCCGCAGCGTCTCTTCGTCGGCGTTCTCGTCGTAGTCGATCTCGTACTTCGACAGCGACGCCATGACGCGATCTTTCGGGAACATCGAGCTGCCAGCGACGACGGTTGCCGGCGCGACGCCGTTGACGCGGACGTCCGGGGCGTAGGCGACGGCCAGTTCGCGAACGAGGTGGTTCGCGGCCGCCTTCGACGTGTCGTAAGGGAAACTGCCCTTCTTGGCGACGACGGCGTTGACGCTGGTCGTCAGCACGATGCCGCCGCCGAGGCCTTGGGCGGCGAGAATCTTGTGGGCCGCATCGGCG includes:
- a CDS encoding NAD(P)/FAD-dependent oxidoreductase, producing the protein MAEPSPHPRPVVIVGAGLAGLTCAKVLDESGLTVRVLDAADEVGGRVRTDVHPEGFLLDRGFQVFLDSYPEATRHLDYGRLDLKPFEPGAFTRMASTELLHSLVDPFRRPHRAVGVALSPATTVKDKLLIARLRLGLARKDVESLLQEGEPMSTLQFLRDYGFSERILGTFFRPFFGGVFLDRSLSTSAKLFRWLFRLFANGNACLPAAGMQAIPRQLADSLPADSLKLGTTVRSVGNTSVTCTEGVEHEAAAVVVAVEAPAAKSLLGDTLPADFNDRTFRRTSTLYFAGTRELLPEPMLVLSGTDPHLQSINTIAPLSLAAPSYAPKGQSLLSANVVPDDDTPTGEDLLEAVRKALAHFFGDDAAAELRHLATYDIEHALPSQPAPVMAEPHKKSRLSSGVYLAGDHRDTASINGAMLSGRRAAEAVLASGVGR
- the melA gene encoding alpha-galactosidase, with amino-acid sequence MMPVKIAFIGAGSFGFTRTLCRDVLLVPELQDVEIALHDIDAQALDRISRIIEKDITGNDLPASVSTSLDRRAALDGADYVVSCVRIGGIEAFQSDIDIPLKYGIDQCVGDTLCAGGILYGQRNVPQMLAFQKDAKAVANDGCLFLNYANPMAINTWAALDARDRGEGVDTIGLCHGVEGGWWAIDRALANLHRDDEIGWGENYHDRTQIVCAGINHQTWYTKILYQGREIGSEELLEAFEKHERLARHEPVRIDVLRRFGLFSTESNGHLSEYVPWYRKHFATDPERASKWVGPDSWINGETGGYLRVTTEGRQLFAADFDRFLAEAGTPMSQWKRSTEHGSFIIEARETGRPYRGHFNVRNDGILPQLPADCVVEAPGYVDATGVQMAAGLTLPQACAATCRTSIDVQRMAKDAAVTGDVTLLKQAVLHDPLSAAVCEPEAIWQMVDEMLVAQRQWLPNYAAAAIDAAADRLSKHDAAGTRVLLRDWQGSTRQPVRSVEQLLADKDQSVLAADKAADERSK